The genomic window CCGCCGGGCCTCGACCACGCCCTGCCGCCGCCGCTGCTGCCGGGGCGCGAGGACGGGCCGATCGACCGCGAGGAGGCGGCGCTGCGGCTGCTCGCGCAAGCCGGCTACGGGCCGGGCCGGCCGCTCACGGTCGAGTACCGCTTCAACGTCACCGACAACAACCGCAACACCGCGATCGCGCTGGCGGATGCGTGGCGCGGCCTCGGCGTCGAGACCCGCTTCGTCGCCACCGACGCCAAGACCCACTTCGCCTACCTGCGCGACGGCGGCCCCTTCGACCTCGCCCGGATGTCCTGGATCGCCGATTATTCCGACCCGCAGAATTTCTTGTTTCTGCTCCGGACCGGCAACGACGGACTCAATGCGGGGCGCTGGTCGAACCCGGCCTTCGACGGGCTGCTGACGGAGGCGGCGCAGGAGCGCGACGTGGACCGGCGCGCGCAAAGGCTGTTCGCCGCGGAAAAGATCGTGCTCGACGAATTGCCCTGGATCCCGCTGCTGCACTACCGCTCGAAGGCGCTCGTGTCGCCGCGCCTGCACGGGATGCATCCGAACATCCGCAACGTCGCGCCCACCCGCTATCTCCGGCTCGACCCGTGATCGCGCTGATCGCCCGCCGGATCGCCCAGAGCCTGCCGACCCTGTTCCTCGTGGTCACGGGCAGCTTCTTCCTGATCCGGCTGGCGCCGGGCGGCCCGTTCGATCTGGAGCGGCCCCTGCCGCCGGCGGCGATGGAGAACCTGCGCCGGGTCTACGGCCTCGACCAGCCGCCGATCGTGCAGTACGGGCGCTACCTCGCGAGCCTGCTTCGGGGCGACCTCGGTCCCTCCTTCACGTTTCGCGACCTCACCGTCACCGACCTGTTCGCGCGGGGGCTTCCGGTCTCGGCCACCCTCGGAGCGCTGGCATTCGGGCTCGCGCTGACCCTGGGGGTCGGGCTCGGGAGTCTCGCCGCCTTCCGCCGCGGCGGGCCGGCCGACCGGCTGGTCGGGCTCGCCGCCTCCCTCGGGCTCGCGGTGCCGAACTTCGTCACCGCGCCCCTGCTGCAGATCGTGTTCGGCCTCGGCCTCGCGTGGCTCCCCGTCGGCGGCTGGGGCGCCCCGCAGAACCTCGTCCTGCCGGTGATCACGCTCGCTCTGCCCCACGCCGCCGGCATCGCCCGGCTCACCCGGGCCTCGCTCGCCGAGGTGCTGATCCAGCCGCATGTCCGCACACAGCGCGCCATGGGGCTGTCGCGGGCGCGCGTCGCCCGCCATGCCCTGCGCGGGGCGCTGCTGCCGGTCGTGGCGACCCTCGGGCCGCTGGCCGCCGGGCTGATGACCGGCTCGGTCGTGGTCGAGACCGTCTTCGGCCTGCCCGGGATCGGCCGCTACTTCGTCGACGGGGCGCTCAACCGCGACTACACCCTGGTGATGGGCACCGTGGTTCTGGTGGCGGCGATGGTGGTCGCCTTCAACCTGATCGCCGACCTCGCCGCCGCCGCCCTCGACCCGCGCCTGAGGGGTTTCGCGTGAGCGCGGCTTCGGCCGCCCTCGCCCGCCGCCGGCTCGTGCGCGACCGCGGTGCCATGGCGGCCCTGGCGAGCCTCGCCGTGATCGTGCTCGCCTGCCTGGTCGGGCCGTTCCTCAGCGGGCACAGGCCCGAGCGGATCTATCCCGATTTCGTGCGGGTGAGGCCGGGGCTCGCCGCCCACCCGCAACCCGGCGAACTGCGGCCGGCGCTGGAGCGCCTCGCCTTCCGCATGCGTCTCACGCTGGAGGATGCCGCGCTCCACGGCGACCGGGTGCGCCTGACGCTGGCTGCGCCGAAACCCATCGACGCGCGCGCCTTGCGCCTCCTGCCGCGCTCCGAAGCGTTCGGCGCGGCCCAGGTGCTGGAGCGCGCCCCCGACGGCCGCAGGCTCGTGGTCGAGGCGCCCGTGCGAAGGCTGTTCTTCCTCCTCGGCACCGATGCGCTCGGGCGCGACCTCCTCACCCGCTGCCTCGCGGCGGGGCAGGTCTCCCTGCTGATCGGGCTCACCGCGGCGCTGGCCGCGCTGTCGATCGGCGTGAGTTACGGCGCCGTCTCCGGCATGGCCGGGGGGCGGGTCGACGCGCTGATGATGCGCATCCTCGACATCCTCTACGCCCTGCCCTTCGTGTTCCTCGTCATCATGCTGCTGGTGTTCTTCCGCGCCGGCCTGTGGCTGGTGCTGGTGGCGGTGGCGGCGGTCGAGTGGCTCGACATGGCCCGCATCGTCCGCACCCAGACCCTCGCCCTGAAGGGCCGCGACTTCTTCCGCGCCGCCACGGCGCTGGGCGCGGGCCCGGGCACGATCCTCGTGCGCCACGCCGTGCCGAACACCCTCGGCCCCATCATCGCGGCGGCGACCCTGCTGGTGCCGCGGGTGATCCTGCTGGAAAGCTTCCTGTCGTTCCTCGGCCTCGGCGTGCAGGAGCCCAGGACCTCCTGGGGCGTGCTGATCGCGGAAGGGGCGCGGGCGCTCGAATCCGCGCCCTGGATGCTGGCGGCACCCGCGGGCTTCCTCGTCGTCACCCTGGTCGCCCTGAACCGGCTCGGCGACGGGCTCGGCGCGGTCCTCGATCCGCGGCTGTCCGGCGGGACGCGGTGAGCTCGCGGCGAGGCCGCCCTCAGCGCGGCTCCGCAGGCAGGTAGCCCTGGTAGACGATGCGCACGCTGCGCCGCTCGCCCGGCAGATCCGACGGCGGGACCGACGTCGCGCCGCGCAGGACCGGACCGGGCGGGATCGCGGTGGGGACGGCCTCGGCGGAGGCCGTTTCGGCGGTCGCAAGGGGTGTCGTGTCGCCGGTCTTCGGCCGCAGGGACCAGCGCTCGGCCCCGCCCGCGGCGGCGAGCGTCGAGACGGCGAGCACCGCCCCCATGGAGGCCAGGGCGGCGGCAGCCGGCGGAAGGAGCGTCCTGACGACGGAGCGTGCGAAAAAAGTCATGGCGTGCGGCCCGGCGGATGGGGCCATTGCACAACCCGAAGCGTTTCCGAACGCTGCCGCGCCCCCGCTTCGGGCGGGCTTTGCGAACAATTTTGCCGAGTCAGAGTAAATGGAGGCGCAATGACGAGCCGAGCGGAAGGTCAGCCCGGAGCCGCGGCCCCCGAGCGCGTCGCGGCCGGCACGGTCGTCGACACCGACATCTCCGCCCGGCTCGACCGACTGCCCTTCGGCCGCTTCCACACCCTCGTCATCGTCGCGCTCGGCATCACCTGGGTGCTCGACGGGCTCGAAGTGACGCTGGCCGGCGCCCTCGTCGGGGCGCTGCGCAAGGCGCCGATGTCGTTCACCGAGTTCGACGTCGGCCTCGCCGCGAGTTCCTACCTCGTCGGCGCGGTGACCGGCGCGGTCGGCTTCGGCTGGCTCACCGACCGCATCGGGCGGAAGAAACTGTTCTTCATCACGCTGGCCCTCTACCTCGCGGCCACCGCGGCCACGGGCCTGTCGTGGAATATCGGGAGCTTCTGCCTGTTCCGCTTCCTCACGGGCGCCGGCATCGGCGGCGAGTACACCGCGATCAACTCGACCATCCAGGAGCTGATCCCGGCCCGCGTGCGCGGCTGGACCGACCTCGTCATCAACGGCTCGTTCTGGATCGGCGCGGCGCTCGGCTCCTTCCTGTCGATCGCGCTGCTGCGGCCCGAATGGATCGACCCGGCCTATGGCTGGCGCATCGCCTTCTTCGTCGGCGGCGGCATCGGCCTCGTGATCCTCCTGCTGCGCACCTGGATTCCCGAGAGCCCGCGCTGGCTCGTCACCCACGGCTACGCGGCGGAGGCCGACCGGGTGGTGACGGGCATCGAGAAGCGCTTCACCGACGAGGGGCTGACCCTGCCTCCGCCGGACGAGAGGCGGCACCTCAAGCTCAAGGTCCGCAGCCACACCCCGCTCGCGGAGGTCGCCAACGCCCTGTTCGTGACGAACCGCCGCCAGACCCTGGTCGGGCTGGCGCTGATGATCGCCCAGGCCTTCTTCTACAACGCGCTGTTCTTCACCTACGCCCTGGTGCTGGAACGCTTCTACGACGTGCCCGGCGGCGATGTCGGCTGGTACCTGCTGCCCTTCGCGCTCGGCTCCTTCCTCGGTCCGCTGGTGCTGGGACGCCTGTTCGACACGGTGGGGCGGCGCCCGATGATCGCCTTCACCTACGGCATCTCGGCGGTGCTGCTGGCCGTCGTCGGCCTCGTCTTCCGCGCCGACCTGCTCGGCCCCGCGGGCCAGACCGCGGCCTGGATGGGCGTGTTCTTCTTCGCGTCGGCGGCCGCGAGTTCCGCCTACCTGACGGTGGCCGAGACCTTCCCCCTGGAGATCCGGGCGCTGGCGATCGCCGCCTTCTACGCCATCGGCACCGGCATCGGCGGCGTCTCGGGCCCGCTCCTGTTCGGCACCCTGGTCGAGACCGGCTCGCGCGACCTCGTGCTGGTCGGCTACCTCATCGGCGCGGCCCTGATGGCGGTGGCCTCGGTCGTCGGCGCGATCTGGGGCACGGCCGCCGAGGGCAAGTCGCTGGAGGACGTGTCGAAGCCGCTGGCTTCGGCGTGAGGCGAGACGCTACGGCGTCTCGTCGCCCGCGAAGAAGTCATCGATGTCCCGCCGGGAATGGAGGATGTTCACGACCTCGAACGTGTCGTCGAGATAACGGAAAAAGATGATGTAGCTTCGGTACGGGGTGCTGCGGATATCCGGCTGCAATTCCGGGCGAGCTCGCCCCAGGGTGCCTGGAAGAGCCGCGAGCCTGTGATACGATATCCGGTTGATGCGTTCGGCCTGTCCTGCGTCCTTGCGAGGCGAAGCCGTGGCAAACCAGGGCGCGCCCTTTCCGGACCTGTCGCGCCCTGGATCGCTTCGCGGCCGCTCGCGATGACGGAGGGTGGCCAAACCCGAGGCGATCAATCGGAAACGGTATGACACTGTGCCCGCAACTGGCGCACGAAGCCCTGTCCCGTGGCGAGGCTTCCGCTCGCCAGGGTCACGTCCTCCAGGATCCGGAGGAGATCGTCCCTGGCAGCGGCCAGGAAGACGGCGCGTCTCACGTCCGGACGTTCGGAGTCAGAAGCCCTCGGCAGCGAGGTGCGCGCTCCGAGCTGCCAGGGCAGCGTCGATCCCGTCCTCGCTTACCCGCTCCCCTGCCGCCATCGACGCCTTCAGTGTCTCTCGCAGGGACTGCAAGCGCGCTTCCCGCTCCGCGACCAGCCGCAGCCCCTCGCGCACGACATCATTGGCAGATGCGTAGCGTCCCTCCCGCACGACCTGCTCGATGAAGCCTTCCCAGCGATCCCCCACGGACACGTTCATGCTGCTCTCCTCACGGAGCGGAGAACAACAGAAAATCCGTGGGTCGGATCATCCGATCCGTGTCGCGGCAGCGTCCGGCCCTGCGCATCGGCTCCCCTTCCGCAGCCAGATCGCCGACGCCACCGCCAGCGCGTCGAGCGGGAGCGTCACGGCGCCCTGGCGCTTGCCCCAGAGTTCGAGGCCGCCGAAGCCGACACGGCGGATCTCCAGCCACGCGCCGAAGGGAAACACCGTCTCGGTGCCCTCGCCGGGACCGAAGCAGTCCTCGAAGGCGAGGGGATCGACCATGATCGCGTCGTACTTGGCGAGATGGTCGGCCATCGCGACCTTGGAGCGGAACGGCCCGCGGTCGCGGTGGAACGAGGAGAAGCAGGGCTCGAATCCGGTCAGCGTCACCCACAGCTTGCCGCCGATGCGCAGGTAGGGCGGGTTCGGGCCCTCGACGCCGAAATTCTCCGCTCCCCAGCCGGCCTCGCGCATCAGGGATTCGGCGAGCGTCACCGGCTCGCCGGGCGGGGAAGCGGACCCTTGTTCGTCCGACGAGTCCGCGGGTTCGGCACGCGTGCCGGGCCCGGTCGAGTCGCCATCGGCCAAGATACCATCGGCCAAGATACCGTGGATCATGCCACGCCCTCGCGCCTGCCGCCGCTCGACGGGAGCGGCGACAAACATTATTCCGCAATGAATAAGGGCGGGCGAGAACTTTCTTTCAAGGGCCGGCCCACCGGGCGCGAAAAAATCAGTCCTCGTCGTCGTCCTCGTCGATGCGGCTCATGCCCTTGAGCTTGGCGAAGACCGCGTCGGCGTTGAGATCCGCCTCGTCGCGCTCCTCCTCCCGCTCCTCGGCGGCCGGGGCGGTCGAGACCTCGGTCGGCAGCAGCTTGGCGCCGCCGTCGGCCGGCACCACGGCGGGGCGGTCCTTGGCGGCGCGCTGCACCTCGAAATCGAGGTCGATCTGCGAGCACAGGCCGAGCGTCACCGGGTCCATCGGCTGGAGCGAGGCGGAGTTCCAGTGGGTGCGCTCGCGGATCTGCTGGATCGTCGCCTTGGTGGTGCCCACCAGCCGGATGACCTGCGCGTCCTTCAGCTCGGGATGGTTGCGGATCAGCCAGAGGATCGCGTTCGGCCGGTCCTGGCGGCGCGACAGGGGCGTGTAGCGCGGGCCCTTGGTGGTGCGCTTCACCTCCGGCAGCTTGACCTTGGAGACCGCGACCTTGAGCCGGTAATGCGGCGCCTTCTGCGCCTTCTCGATCTCGTCGCGGGTGAGCTGGCCGGTGGTGATCGGGTCGAGCCCCTTGATGCCGGCGGCGACCTCGCCGTCGGCGATGCCCTTCACTTCGAGCGGGTGCAGCTTGCAGAAATCGGCGATCTGCTCGAAGGCCAGCGACGTGTTCTCGACGAGCCACACGGCGGTCGCCTTGGGCATCAGCGGACCTTGGGACATCGGCAAAGCTCCAGGCGTCTTTTCGTGAGGGCGCGACAGGTCCGGGCCGACGGAAACAGTCTCTCCCGGTCTCCGGCCTCGTGTGTCGAGCCCGGAGAATCCCGTATCGCGCTGAATGGGGGAATGTCGGTTTATAGCGGGGGAGAGGCACCGGGCGCAATTGGTTATGCCGGTGCTGAGTGTCTCTCACGAAACTCCCGCCGCGCTGTCGTCGCCAGGGCGAGAGCGGTCAGTGACCGGGAGTTTCGTGAGGCGCTCTTACAGGGCGACCGCGCCAGGATCACGATGGAGGCCGCTCCGCATCCCCGCCCTCCAAGGCGGGGCGCAGGGGCGCCACGTCCGCGGCGACGTGGTCCATGAAGGCGCGCACCCGCGCGGCGTGGCGCAGGTCCGGATGGGTCAGGAGCCACAGCGAGCCGGTGAGATCCGGCTCCGGTCCCGAGAGGCGGCGCAAGCGTGCGATCCGGTCGCCGCGATAGCAGGGCAGCGGGCCGATGCCGATGCCCTCGAGAACCGCCTCGCACAGGCCCTGCACCGTGTCGATGCGCAAGGCCACCCGCTCCGGCCCGGCGCGGGCGGCGACGAAGCGGGCGAAGAGGCCGCCGGCCACCGCCTCGCTCGGACTGACCCAGTCGGCCCCGGACAGGCCCCGCTCGTCGCCCGCCGGGCCGTAGACCGCCCAGGCGATGGCGGCGAGCCGCCGCCCGACGAGGTTCGGCGGCGGCTCGCGGGTGGCGCGCAGGGCCACGTCCGCGTCGCGGCGGGACAGGTTCAGCGCCTCCTCGGAGACGACGAGTTCGACCTGCACCTTCGGGTAGCGCACCCGGAAGCGGCCGAGCATCGGCATCAGCAGGTCGGTCACCAGGGTCGCGGCGGCGGTGACCCGCAGCGTCCCGGAGGGCGTCAGCGCCCGGCCGGCGACCTCGCGGTCGAAGCGGGCGACCTCCTCCTCCATCCGCAGGGCGGCCGCGGCCATGGCCTCGCCCGCGGGCGTCGGCACGTAGCCGGAGCGGTGGCGCTCGAACAGGCGCGCGCCGAGCCCCGCCTCGACCGCGGCGAGCCGTCGGAAGGCGGTGGACGGGTTGATGCCGAGATGCGCCGCGGCGGGCGCCAGCGCGCCCCGCTCGGCGATGGCCCGCACGAGGCGGAACTCGTCCCAGGCCACCGGCACCACGCCCTCCCTTGCAATTCCGCAGGAGCGATCTTGCACGACAGGGCGTTTCTGCAAACCGGGCGAACCTCCATAAGAGCGGATCGTCCCGAAAGCCGGCGGCCGACTTTCGGGGCGATCCGCTCAAGGCCCGCGAACGGGAGAGACGACGATGGCGAAGGTTCTGGTGCTGTACTACTCGTCCTGGGGCCATGTGGAGCGGATGGCGAGGGCCGTGGCCGAGGGCGCCCGCGAGGCCGGGGCCGAGGTCGCGGTGAAGCGCGTGCCGGAACTGGTGCCCGAAGAGGTGGCCCGGCAGTTCCACTACAAGCTCGACCAGGAGGCGCCGATCGCCACCGTCGAGGAGCTGGCCGACTACGACGCGATCCTCTTCGGCACGCCGACCCGCTACGGCAACATGGCCTCGCAGATGAAGCAGTTCATCGACCAGACCGGCGGCCTGTGGGCCAAGGGGGCGCTGGTCGGCAAGGTCGGCTCGGCCTTCACCTCGACCGCCTCGCAGCACGGCGGCCAGGAGACCACGCTGACGAGCTTCCACACGGTGATGTTCCACCACGGCATGGTGGTGGTGGGCCTGCCCTACAGCTTCAGTGGTCAGAACGGCGTCGAGCAGGTGAAGGGCAACTCGCCCTACGGCGCCACCACGATCGCCGACGGCGACGGCTCGCGCCAGCCCTCCCAGGTCGAACTCGACGGCGCCCGCTTCCAGGGCCGCCACGTGGCGGGCATCGCGGCCAAGCTCGCGGGCTGAGGCGACGTCCGTCCGATCGCGTCGGGTTCCGCCACGCGCCGTCATCGCGCGGCCCGGCGCGAGCGATCCAGCGGCGCGGCCTTTCCTGAAGAGTCGGCGCTGCGGATGGCTTCGGCATTGTGAAGCGCGGGTTTCCCCCTCTCCCCGCACGCGGGGAGAGGCCCGTGGGCACCCTGTCGTGCCCACGGGAAGCGGAGGCGGAGCCGCAGCGAAGGTGAAGGGGGCGGTTCCGGCAGAGCCTCCTCCGTTCAGGCCCCCTCACCTTCGGCTGCCGCCTCGCTTTGCCGACGGCAAGGTCGGCAAAGCCCTCTCCCCGCACGCGGGGCGAGGGGATGCACGGGGCGGGCAAGGGGGCCTTACCGAGCCGCCGCCACGTCCCCTGCCACGTCCCCCTTGCCCACCGCCGCCAGCACGATCCCTTCCGTCAGAATCTGCGGCAGCACCTGCGCCTCGCCCTGCCCCCGATAGACGAGGTAGAGCGGCACGCCGCTGCGGCCGTGGCGCTCCAGGAGGCGGGTGATCTCCGGGTTCCGGTTGGTCCAGTCGCCCTTCAGGTAGGCCACCCGTCCCGCCCGGAACGCCGCCTGCACGCCGTCGCGGGCGAGCACCGTGCGCTCGTTGACCTGGCAGGTGATGCACCACGCCGCGGTCATGTCCACGAACACCGTGCGTCCCTCCGCCCGCAGGGCGTCGAGGCGTCCTTGCGTGAAGGCCTCCTCGCCCTGCGCCAGGGCCGCGCCCCGCGCGCCCGCGCGGTCGCCGTCGAGGACGGCGACGAGGCCGAGGGCGGCGGCAAGCGCGGCGAGCGCCGCCGCCCGCCCGAAGGTCGTGCCGAGCCGGCCCGCGCCGCGCGCCCGCTCCCAGGCCCAGGCGGAAAGCCCCACCAGCACGAGGCCGGTCAGCCCCGCGAGCAGCCCGTCCGGCCCGACCTGCTGGGCCAGCACCCAGACCAGCCACGCCACCGTGGCGTAGACCGGGAAGGCGAGCGCTCCCTTGAGCACGTCCATCCAGGCGCCCGGCCGCGGCAGCAGGCGCAGCGCCTGCGGAAAGGCCGTGAGGCCCAGGAAGGGCAGGGCCAGCCCGAGCCCGAGGCTCGCGAAGACCGCGAGCGCGGCGAGCGGCGATTGCGTCAGCGCGAAGCCCACCGCCGCGCCCATGAACGGCGCCGTGCAGGGCGTGGCGACGAGCGTCGCCAGCACGCCGGTGAAGAAGGAGCCCTGATAGCCCGCCCGCCGGGTCAGGCGATCGCCGAGCCCGACGACGCGACCGCCGAGTTGCACCGCGCCCGACAGGCTGAGGCCCATGGCGAACAGCCCGTAGGCCAGGAGCGCCACCACGACCGGCGACTGGAGCTGGAAGCCCCAGCCGATCCCGGCGCCCCCCGCCTTCAGCGCGATCAGCAGCCCGGCCAGCCCGAGGAAGCTCAGGAGCACCCCCGCGGTGTAGGCGAGGCCGTGCAGGCGCACGCGGGCGGTGGATTCGCCGGCCTGCCGCACGAGGCTCAGGACCTTGATCGACAGGACGGGGAAGACGCAGGGCATCAGGTTGAGGAGGAGACCGCCGAGCAGCGCCAGCCCGGCGGCGCTCCACAGGGTCAGGCTCTCGTCCTCCGGCGGTGCGGGCGGGGCCTCGGGGACGGCGGCGGCCGTCGGCGCGGGCTCCGGCCCGAGGGCGTAGGCCTTGCGCACCCCGCCCTCGGTGAGGGCGAGCACGCCGGCGAGCGCCTCGGGCGGTCGTCCGGCGTCTCCCGGCGTGAGGGTGAGGCGCAGGCCGGTCGCATCGACCGTCAGATCCTGCGGGGCGGCGTTGTCGAGGGCGCCTTCCGCATAGGGGAAGAAGGCCGCCCCGCTCACCGGCCCGGCGGCCGGACCCGGCCGATCGAGATGCAGCACGAGGCGGTTCGCCTCGCGGATGGTGCGGAATGGGCCCGGTGCGGCCTCGGGCAGGGCGGCGCGGGCGCGGGCGAACAGGGCGGCCTGCCCCGGGGCCGGCGCGGCGGAGGCCGCCACCGGCAGGTCGAGACTCAGCTCGACGGATCCCGGAATGCAGATCTCCTCGCAGACGAGATAGGACAGCGTGCCGGCCAGATGCGCCGTGTCGCCGATCGCGGCGCCCGTCGGCACCTTGAGCGGCACCAGCAGGGTGACGGCGCCCTCGTAGCCGAAATTCATCAGGGTCTGGACCGGGATGCGCTCCGGAACCGGCCACCGCACCGGGCCGACCGAGAAGCCCGGGGGCAGGCGCCACGCCATCTCCGGCGGCAGGCCGGAATCGCCGGGATTGCGCCAGTAGACGTGCCAGCCCGGCTTCATCGCCATGTGCAGGCCGAGCGTCACGGTGCGGCCGGGCACCAGCGCCTCGCTCTCGGCCACGAGGCGCGCCCGCACCAGATCCTTCGCCTTGGCCGGCGACAGCACCCCTTGCGCCGCGGCGGGGCCGGCGCAAGGAAGGGCGAACGCCAGGGCGAGG from Methylorubrum populi includes these protein-coding regions:
- a CDS encoding type II toxin-antitoxin system ParD family antitoxin, with protein sequence MNVSVGDRWEGFIEQVVREGRYASANDVVREGLRLVAEREARLQSLRETLKASMAAGERVSEDGIDAALAARSAHLAAEGF
- a CDS encoding DUF1013 domain-containing protein, with translation MSQGPLMPKATAVWLVENTSLAFEQIADFCKLHPLEVKGIADGEVAAGIKGLDPITTGQLTRDEIEKAQKAPHYRLKVAVSKVKLPEVKRTTKGPRYTPLSRRQDRPNAILWLIRNHPELKDAQVIRLVGTTKATIQQIRERTHWNSASLQPMDPVTLGLCSQIDLDFEVQRAAKDRPAVVPADGGAKLLPTEVSTAPAAEEREEERDEADLNADAVFAKLKGMSRIDEDDDED
- a CDS encoding LysR family transcriptional regulator; translated protein: MPVAWDEFRLVRAIAERGALAPAAAHLGINPSTAFRRLAAVEAGLGARLFERHRSGYVPTPAGEAMAAAALRMEEEVARFDREVAGRALTPSGTLRVTAAATLVTDLLMPMLGRFRVRYPKVQVELVVSEEALNLSRRDADVALRATREPPPNLVGRRLAAIAWAVYGPAGDERGLSGADWVSPSEAVAGGLFARFVAARAGPERVALRIDTVQGLCEAVLEGIGIGPLPCYRGDRIARLRRLSGPEPDLTGSLWLLTHPDLRHAARVRAFMDHVAADVAPLRPALEGGDAERPPS
- a CDS encoding protein-disulfide reductase DsbD family protein — encoded protein: MLRLLTPILALALAFALPCAGPAAAQGVLSPAKAKDLVRARLVAESEALVPGRTVTLGLHMAMKPGWHVYWRNPGDSGLPPEMAWRLPPGFSVGPVRWPVPERIPVQTLMNFGYEGAVTLLVPLKVPTGAAIGDTAHLAGTLSYLVCEEICIPGSVELSLDLPVAASAAPAPGQAALFARARAALPEAAPGPFRTIREANRLVLHLDRPGPAAGPVSGAAFFPYAEGALDNAAPQDLTVDATGLRLTLTPGDAGRPPEALAGVLALTEGGVRKAYALGPEPAPTAAAVPEAPPAPPEDESLTLWSAAGLALLGGLLLNLMPCVFPVLSIKVLSLVRQAGESTARVRLHGLAYTAGVLLSFLGLAGLLIALKAGGAGIGWGFQLQSPVVVALLAYGLFAMGLSLSGAVQLGGRVVGLGDRLTRRAGYQGSFFTGVLATLVATPCTAPFMGAAVGFALTQSPLAALAVFASLGLGLALPFLGLTAFPQALRLLPRPGAWMDVLKGALAFPVYATVAWLVWVLAQQVGPDGLLAGLTGLVLVGLSAWAWERARGAGRLGTTFGRAAALAALAAALGLVAVLDGDRAGARGAALAQGEEAFTQGRLDALRAEGRTVFVDMTAAWCITCQVNERTVLARDGVQAAFRAGRVAYLKGDWTNRNPEITRLLERHGRSGVPLYLVYRGQGEAQVLPQILTEGIVLAAVGKGDVAGDVAAAR
- a CDS encoding MFS transporter is translated as MTSRAEGQPGAAAPERVAAGTVVDTDISARLDRLPFGRFHTLVIVALGITWVLDGLEVTLAGALVGALRKAPMSFTEFDVGLAASSYLVGAVTGAVGFGWLTDRIGRKKLFFITLALYLAATAATGLSWNIGSFCLFRFLTGAGIGGEYTAINSTIQELIPARVRGWTDLVINGSFWIGAALGSFLSIALLRPEWIDPAYGWRIAFFVGGGIGLVILLLRTWIPESPRWLVTHGYAAEADRVVTGIEKRFTDEGLTLPPPDERRHLKLKVRSHTPLAEVANALFVTNRRQTLVGLALMIAQAFFYNALFFTYALVLERFYDVPGGDVGWYLLPFALGSFLGPLVLGRLFDTVGRRPMIAFTYGISAVLLAVVGLVFRADLLGPAGQTAAWMGVFFFASAAASSAYLTVAETFPLEIRALAIAAFYAIGTGIGGVSGPLLFGTLVETGSRDLVLVGYLIGAALMAVASVVGAIWGTAAEGKSLEDVSKPLASA
- the wrbA gene encoding NAD(P)H:quinone oxidoreductase; its protein translation is MAKVLVLYYSSWGHVERMARAVAEGAREAGAEVAVKRVPELVPEEVARQFHYKLDQEAPIATVEELADYDAILFGTPTRYGNMASQMKQFIDQTGGLWAKGALVGKVGSAFTSTASQHGGQETTLTSFHTVMFHHGMVVVGLPYSFSGQNGVEQVKGNSPYGATTIADGDGSRQPSQVELDGARFQGRHVAGIAAKLAG
- a CDS encoding ABC transporter permease, translating into MSAASAALARRRLVRDRGAMAALASLAVIVLACLVGPFLSGHRPERIYPDFVRVRPGLAAHPQPGELRPALERLAFRMRLTLEDAALHGDRVRLTLAAPKPIDARALRLLPRSEAFGAAQVLERAPDGRRLVVEAPVRRLFFLLGTDALGRDLLTRCLAAGQVSLLIGLTAALAALSIGVSYGAVSGMAGGRVDALMMRILDILYALPFVFLVIMLLVFFRAGLWLVLVAVAAVEWLDMARIVRTQTLALKGRDFFRAATALGAGPGTILVRHAVPNTLGPIIAAATLLVPRVILLESFLSFLGLGVQEPRTSWGVLIAEGARALESAPWMLAAPAGFLVVTLVALNRLGDGLGAVLDPRLSGGTR
- a CDS encoding ABC transporter permease subunit, whose product is MIALIARRIAQSLPTLFLVVTGSFFLIRLAPGGPFDLERPLPPAAMENLRRVYGLDQPPIVQYGRYLASLLRGDLGPSFTFRDLTVTDLFARGLPVSATLGALAFGLALTLGVGLGSLAAFRRGGPADRLVGLAASLGLAVPNFVTAPLLQIVFGLGLAWLPVGGWGAPQNLVLPVITLALPHAAGIARLTRASLAEVLIQPHVRTQRAMGLSRARVARHALRGALLPVVATLGPLAAGLMTGSVVVETVFGLPGIGRYFVDGALNRDYTLVMGTVVLVAAMVVAFNLIADLAAAALDPRLRGFA
- a CDS encoding type II toxin-antitoxin system RelE/ParE family toxin, which translates into the protein MATLRHRERPRSDPGRDRSGKGAPWFATASPRKDAGQAERINRISYHRLAALPGTLGRARPELQPDIRSTPYRSYIIFFRYLDDTFEVVNILHSRRDIDDFFAGDETP